One Apteryx mantelli isolate bAptMan1 chromosome 2, bAptMan1.hap1, whole genome shotgun sequence genomic window, CCTGTTTACCTTTTAGAGTGAATGAACAGGCAACTGTGTCCCCTGAGATATGGGTACTCAGAAAGAATCGTTCCCCTCATTTGAGTAGGAAGGAATTTGATGATCCCAAACCTCTGTGTCTGCAATGACTGCTGAGTACACAAGTAATGTGAGCAGACACATAGCACTGGATGGTGCAGACGCTGAAGAACGAGCCTGCAGTCACCAGGAGATGACTCCTTATGGGCAAAACCCTCAATGCAGTATTGTTGCCAAAAGCCTGAGGCAAATCTCAGTTCCATCAGGAGGAGTTCACACATTCATGATCCAATATGCAACCTTGTTTCCTTCAGTGGTTTGTTCTGAATTGCAGTAAGTATGGATTTTTCTCTTTGAAGCTCAGTTTGCTGAAGAGCTTTATGATTATTTCAGTTTGTCTATTCAATCATCTCCTTCAGCAATACCAATGAGATCCTCCACGCTGCACCTGAAGCAAGGGCTAGGAGTTTCTCAGACTACCACACTATATTTTCCATAGATTAGATGAATGTAGATGTGGCAGTAGGTAGCCTGCACGACACAAGTTGTAAACCCTGTCTTGAAACTCTAATAAAAGGGATAAAAATGAGATTAAGAGTGGCTGGCCTCAGCATATACTGAAGTCAAAATAATTTCTTGAGAGAGAAAACTAAAGCCGGAGTAGTACCCTTTTTATGCAAGCAGAGGGAAGGGATCCTTGAAAAACTGTTAAGCTCTTGACACCAACAGTGCTGGTGTAGACTGAAAACCAGGTGCTAATACTTTTGCAACCTCAGTTTAATAGACTAGAGGGGCGCTGATGGCAGGAAACTTGTTGCATTATCTATTTGACTATTACCTGAAATGGGTTTAACTTATGGAAAAGAGTCATTAACAAAGAGACCTCATctgtttaacattttaaaataatttaataataatttagTAGTTTTAACAATTTAAACATTCCTTTTTCTGATAAGAACTTGGACTTTCTATACAGATAATTAACTAATTCTCTCTCATTGTGGCTTTTTGTTATTCTCCACATTTCTATTTTTCTGcaagccaggggaaaaaaaaagatcttttcatAAGGGCTTAGGTATCAGAAACCTAGATACTTGCTTGTACCTTAAAAGATCAAACTTTCTAGCGATGTTTTCCCACACAAACCTGGAACATGCTAGAACTCTGTACTGAGCAGGATTCAGGAGATTCCCTGTTTCAGCTGTTGCTCATCTTTGCCATTTTTGAGGCCATGCAGGGAACACGCATCGGCTGGGTGAGCTGCCTCAGCCCAGGCACAGCATGCAGGTTTGCATTACCCAGAATATCAGCAGAGGCTGACAGAGGTTTTTAAACACATCAGTATTTTTAACTCAAGTCTGAATATAAAAACATGTCTTTTATTGTCAACACAGTTGACAATGACTTAAATAAAatcatctttcttcttttaacaAGAAGTGACAGATGCCAAAAGTCACAACACAACAACCCTACTTCTATAAAAATATTACTTTAGAAGTGTGGAAGGTAGTGTATTGACTCATTAGCACAATTTGGAGCAGCATCAGAAGTTGTGgcttgaattatttttttattataaactgACTCGTCATTGCTGTACATTTAATTCTCCACAACTCAAACTGAGCACTGAAAGTCATTTTAAAGCTAATAAAACAGGTGGGTAAAGTTAAAAATATACTGCTATCCAGAACAAGTAAGCACACcatcaaaaaaacagaagagttaaTGTCTTCAAtataaaatcactttttttcccccccccaaaagtaGCAGCACTGCATTAAAGATACATTATAGTTAAATCTAGGGAACACCATCATGATTCAGGATGGCTTAATGTATGGGGTGGAATCTTCCAATTAAGTCATAGTCCATTTTCTGTACATTTTACCTTatcaaaataaattgaaaacaaatACTATATTTTCTGTTCAGCAGCTCTTACTACCACCATTTCTCAAAGAAAACACAGTCTCTAGGAACACCAATATTTGCTAGTAGTTTGGATATAGATTCTATCATTGGAGGTGGACCACAGATGTACCATAAAGTATACTTAGATACATGTTTTTCTAGATCCTCTTCAGATATTCTTCCCTCTAACAAAGAAATAAGTAAGAAGTGAGAACAATATTTAATCATGCAGTAATTTCAGAAAGAATGACTGGTTAGGGTTACTTCAAGCACTCGTTTCTTAAAAATAAGTCAGGCTTATTGAAAGATGTGCATCAAGGTTTGAGGCCTCCAAAACCACTTGTTCTTCTGGGAATTTAGATGAGTACCTCCAGTTGGAATGCATGAGATATTAGTCATTTAACAGGAACACGGCTTACATACAACTAAAAATCTCACATTCGGATGAAAAAATAGGTAAGTATCTCTCTAATCCAAGTACAACAAAATGGAATCATGACAAAGTATCTCTTACAAGCTGTCAGCTTATTCTTCATCAATCCTCCTTTAAGCAGTAAATCTAGACAGGAAATACTAGTTTTTGGAACAAAATTTGCAGTGGAAAATACTCATATAAACTTTATAATTAACAGTATAAATTTAGTACAAATGGAGGTTCACTACAAATGAAAAGTTGCAAAAGTATGTTTTTTCTCCAAAGCATAATATATACAATGAAATTATTCAGGTTTTTCATATACAAATGTTCTTATTTATGCAGTTGACTCACATCTCATTTTGAATCTTTAAATGTAAAGATATTAAATTATGCATATAAACATACACTAGAGATAACTATATTAACCTTGATCCTCTAGAATGCTACCAAACTTAAAACTTTAGAAATCTCTGTGCATTGCCATTATATTTACCTGTGACATATGGCTGAAATTCTTTACAGATCTGTGAACTCTGCTGAGTAACGTGGAAATGACATGTGATCTTTCCAGGAAATGCATTCATCAAaccaagaatatttttctgtaatgttAAACACACTTGCTTATACTCCAGTCCATTAAATCAAAGCAGATGTGTGCATGCAATCTCAGAACACCATTGATTATTACTGAGTACCAAGACGCTTGCATTTCAGTGCCGAGAGCTTGATGGAGTTGATTTAAAAGTACAAGTACACAGGAATTCCGTACCTGGAATCTGAATACACTGCCAGCTATGTTATtagtgcttttctctctctcttttttttttttttttcacaatagATTGTAATTAGTAACAGTTGGATCTGAGAACCATTTatgtcttttcctggtttctTCCCCATATAAACTGTCCCAGCTTCCTCCTTTCACTTCCAAATgggttttccatttaaaaaaagccCTACAGTTTTAATTTACCAGATTTTAGGAAGTTTTCAAGTCTGAGCTGCTGATCTGGTAAGATAACTAGACCTTCTACTccacttttcttcttctccaggtAAAACCAACTGCGGTGTAATGTTAATGTTATTTTTATCAGAGTAGAAACTCTGTAATTTTCAGTTCCCTAATTCACAACTGTGAATTATCACCATCAATATTCGGTTACCACCAAAAACCCAGTGGCTTCAGTTCAAATCATAGTGAGATGCTGCAATTAAAAAGTCTTAGTTTCATAACTATTTACTGTCTAGATTCTGCGCTACTTGGGATTTTCATTGCTGGAAAGGATAGTGGGGAAActcttaaaatattctgaaataaaagcGAGTTTATTTTGTGAACATGTAAATTAGctcattttttctgtgtttgcttactAACTAGTCTTCTAAATTGAACAGTCTGCCATGGGTTgctaacaaaaaaagaacaagacagattCTACTTCATACACAAAGATGTTTTTGATTCCCTCTAAAGACTTGGAATAAAGAACAGTATAGATAGACACTGCCTTATACCACTCCACTAGTACATCTAATATTGGCCCATTTTCAGTGTTTTGAATGTGACTATAAACTTATGTCCCATTCATATGGAACCACACGATTGATAGCACTTCTGAAACAAATTATGTCCTTTTGATTTGAAATCCTAAGATCTAGCTAGAAAGATGGCCTAACCAGTTTTAAGGTGAGTCTTAACCTGCTTACATAATCCTGCAGTCACCCACAGCACCTGCTTGTAAGCTGTCACTGTGCAATTCAGTGACAGGGATAGAAAGTGGCAGGTATCACACACAACATGAAACACCACAGTACCGTCTTCCAGTATCCTACAGCAAGGAACACACTCTTCTGTTTAACTGAATGAAGCAAAATTTGAACAGCCCAGCAGGATCTTTGCAGCCTAGTAAATTAGTGTACAAAATGAAGCAGATTGAGGGAACAGGTCCTCCAAACCACTAGCagttcacagaatggttgaggttggaagggagctctggagatcatctagtccaacccccctgctcaagcagggtcacctagagctcgTAGCCTgggactgtgtccagacagcttttgagtatctccaaggatggagactccacaacctctctgtggaacctgttccagtgctctgctaccctcacagtaaagaagtttttccttatattcagatggaccttcctgtgtttcagtttgtgcccgttgcctctcatcgccaggcaccactgaaaagaatctggccctACTCCTCACAGAGCTTTGTATAGATGTATCTCACAACAACATAAGGCCTCTAGTGATCCTGTTTCCCCGATTCTGTGCACAGAGGTAAAGAATTTTTCATATACATATTCTGGATACAAGGAACATGTGAAGAAAGAGGGGCATGATATATTTTAAACATTGCAATGTATCATTGTATTCTCTCTGTTTCGGAAGCTCTAATACAAAAGCTCTGCTGTTGTAACACTGCTGAAGTGGAATTTTTAGAAAATACTGGTGCCTATGCCAAATATAAATTGTGCATGCTTAGAACAGAATGGAGACTAGTAGCTGGCCAAATGAAAGAGCTGATAGGTTGCAGTTTATTATGCTGCCTTCAGTAACTAACAAATGGCTTTTCAAAGAAAGGCAATATCTTCATCTCTAGCAATCTGGTagaaatacaggggaaaaaactaCTGATGGGTACTGTAAGCCAAACCACCCTTTGTCACAATATATACAGTTTCTGGAATCAAGATGAATTTTCGCCTTTCAACTTAGCATATTTTCCTCAATATCTTACAACCAAAAGCCTTCAATTTTTCAAGGAAACCTAAATCATTAGGGATGCCTCTTCACAGCAGATGTGCTAATCTGACCCCAAATGTTATCAGTGACCCTTATTGGCTGAGTGTGTGGCAGCTGATCTTTCACTGCTCTGTAAATGTTGATGGAGTACTATTACAAACAATTTTACAAAACAGTTTATACATCTTTCATTCATATACTAGCACCCTATAATAACCAATATATTTATCAGCAAAGCTCCCCTATGATTTTAGAAAGTATTTCCTTTGGATATAATTGCTCTTGTTAGTCTTTAAATTCAATACAATCTGTACTAAGATGATGTGGTTATAGTATTATATAATATTACATATACTAttaatgtgtatatacatacatatagtatATAAAATCTCTAGAATACTATGATACTATTATGATAGTAAAATGTAGACATCTAGGGCAAATTGACTTATCACTAAAGTCAATGAAAATCAGGCAAGTCCAGTAACCTCCTCTATTTGTATACTGGGATAAGTAATTAAGCAAAATACATGAGATTTGGCGCAGGAAGTGACTTTTTCCTCTATTTGTACAGTGCCTTACACAGGGGGGTCCTCTGTAATTCAGCACTAGAATGATACATGCACTAACAGATGAATAACTGAGttctaattttgtttttcatttacctTAAATAAGAGTTCGTTTGTATTTTTTGCACTGTAGTACAGCTTCACAGTTCCCATTTTGTATCCATATCCTTTACTCTCTTGATATTCATGAAGATCTGCTACATGTAGCAGTATAGAAAACAATGGGTTAATTCCAACACCCCCTGCTATCAGCACTAGTTTTACAGGGGGGTCACCAGGCTGAGGATCAAAGAAGAAATCACCTCCCACTCGCAGAGCCACTTCTGAGTCAAGAGTACACTAGGATGGAAAAGAAGATACTTAATTTCAAAACTAAAAGCAAAGGTGGAAATATTATTCTTCTTGCACCATGAAGTCACATGGACTAGCTGGACTTCAGACTGtgatttttgatttttatttattttaccaatgagataaaactgaagtattttaaaacatatacAGAGTTTACAGTTATCTGAAGTCAGTTGTTTCAGGATTTTTTGGGATCCAGTTTCACCCTTAGGCTATGATAAAGGCAGGATGGTGATTCCCCCCACCCTGGCCCATGAGAATTGAAAAAGGAATGATCCATACAGGAGTTTTTCAACTGCAGGATGTGGTTGTAAAAACCCAAGGATAACATGTAAGATCACACTTTTACCCAAACCCAGCTTCATgtcaaaaaaggcatttttatgaGGTCACAGAAGGAAGTCAGACTGAGTTACACGTACTTGGAAAGTTTTTCTGTTcccattccttaaaaaaaaaaaaaaaaaaaaaaaaaaaaaaaaacccacacagaagTGAAGCCTCCACAAGAAATTTCTTGTAGAGCCACTTTTGCATTTGCTACATTAGAgttgtagaagaaaaaaatcagggaaaaacATTCTCTCTTCATCCTCTACTTGTATTGAAGAAATGATTTCTTAAAGAAAGATGCCAAAGTAAGTTTTTTGATCATGGAAAACTAAAGCTataataaagaaaacattttgagcAATGTCTTCATGGTACGCAAATACTGCTTCTACTCCAGCTTGGCCACCTATATCTATATGAAGGGTGAAACTGAAGTATAAGGAAATCAGGCAAGTTCTCCCACATCACAGTAGGTTAACAGAACAAATTGGACCAGAAAACAGAACTCATTTCAgactatatagattttttttgaaggATAGGGAAATAAAGAAGgcaggaaaaaagggagagaaaaagagaggtaaAAAATACAAGAACTGCTGAAAAAATAGCAGTTAATTATTTACTGCTAATACTGTTAATTATTTAAAAGTGCTTCCTCCAGAAAATCCTTCTGATATCAGGAAACAGTAAGTGAAAGAAGACAATCTCCATTAACAACAACGATATAGTAAGAAAGGTCCAAACACATAACAGTTCtatcaggaggaggaaggaggtccTTTGGAACAGGTATGGCATAGAATCAAGACGTTCCTAAAGTAGCTAGCATGACGATTAAACAAAAGTCTCCTGCCTTTCTTAATTATTGCATAAAGTATTCTCTCTCAATTATAGTGTAAGAAAATCAGCATTTAATATCTGAAACTAATTTCACTCTTCCTTCTCAACGTACACTGCCAGGCTTTCTCACCATGTTTTAGTCCGTTTTAGAGAAGCACAAATCTAGAAGCGTTCCAAATTCATATGGCACAGGAAAGACATAGGATATGGTCTCCTTCATGGAAATAAAgagagttttttttaatgaagaaacatTCTTACTCTTGTCCAGTCTGCCTCCATCAGCTAATGCTCATGTTGAATGGACATAGGCCAGACGAAGAATATCTCTTAACCAGTATTTTGCATCAGCAGTCTCCCACATATTCTAATGCTTTAGCCATGGCAATAATAACTGTAAGTCAGTGTTCAAGAAAAAACAATAAATTCTGGAGTAATGCTGTGGGAAAGTGTTGTCCTTTAGCCTAGTTTGCAGATACAGCATTGAAACCATTTAGACAGAAAGGGAAAGCAATACATTATACATACATTTTACGACATAAAAGGCTGTGTTTTCCTGAAGCTATAAAGTACATTGTGATGAAATCTGTGATTTTATATACAATAATGTTAAAGCTTAAATATAATCACCTCTGAAAAAAGTTAGATGCAGTAAGTAAATGAGGATTAATTACTCTCGTAACACCTTTTCACCCTGTGATTACAACATtctttataaataatttttaaatgattaagGTTTTTAACCACTTACACAACTTTTTCAAATTCTAGGTtgctacagtttttccttctcccttcctaaGGAAAAGTATGCACTCTTGTTTAGATAGAAAAGCTGATACATACGCTGCTGGTTTTTCCACAGCATCAGATTTGAATGAGCCTCCCTGTTAACTAAAGACTTCCTTGTAAATTCAACCAGAAAATTCAGCAACAAATTCAATTATGACATCAAAAATCCCAGCAGAGTCTCCAGAGATAGGAAACTACGAAGTTAGGCTTTTCATACTCTCTAATGAACAATACCAAAGAAATAGGCAATCTTCTATGTAATATGTAGCCCAGTGTCATGTCCACTGCATGTTCTACACAGCATCACAAAAAAGgttatttcatttaaattccaGTGGAGATAACTTGATATAACACAAATTGAAATACTGTGCATGATCACATGGTAACTACTAGATTAGTATCACTCTGGATATTCTCAATTCTTAAATAGTAAAGTTGCATCAATCTTTACTAAACCCTGTTGGCTACTGACGAGCACTGCAATACTTGTAAGCCTGGAAGAATCCGTCAATTTAAACCCTGCAGCCACATTTAAGAAATACAAATGGCAGGCAGAGAACAGTAAATAGGACAGATCATAGTAAGTAGGATGgtgaacagaacaaaacagtagATAGGACAGGTCATTATGAAATATGAGCAACAGAGAAGGTACCCTTCTGACTCCAGCTAAGTAGGGTAAACAATCAGTAGAGATGAACAAAACACTGCAAGAGGCAGAAGTGTCAGACTTTACTTCTAATACAGCAAAAATCAGGTCTTGGACTATTTACTATTATaaaattacatatatttaaaagaatACTGCAGAAATTCTAAAGTATGATGTTGCTTTGCCATTTTACAAAAAACAATATAAATatctcttttctcccctttaataatttatatttttgtctgACAATGACTCTGAGTTTTTATTTGTAGAAACGGTCAGGAATGATGGCAAGTTATAAGCTATAACTCTGTAATGCATAACACAGACTGGATTCAGCAATAAGACTTAGAAGCAGGAACACAAGTTAGAATAGTGTTTTTTCAACCTTCTTCAGTGCATGAATTCCAGAGGAGTGACAGCCCTTATAAATGCTGACTGCAATATCACTGCAAGTCCACAGACCACAAGCTGAGTCAGAAGATCACAATAACCAAATTACCACATCAGTATCTTATTTCAGTCTCTTAGGGAACAGAGGGCTTTAACATTTATGTTGTATTAAAAATGACTGACCAAGTCAACAGGATTTTTGCAATCCATATCAAAAGGTGGTCTGAAatcaaaaaaaaggcaaatctcaCAATCAACATTTAATATCATTTACCTCAGTGTGAATCCAGTGAGCAGGAGGATGAACAGCACGCTTTACTGCTAGCTCTAATATTCCATCTCGTTCCAACAGACCAGGGCTTGAACATATTGAGAATCCCCCAACGACAGAAACTCCAGGAATAAAGAAATCAACCCTGAATATTGAccagaaagaaaagttaaaaaaaacaaaca contains:
- the OXNAD1 gene encoding oxidoreductase NAD-binding domain-containing protein 1 isoform X2, with protein sequence MACAAISVGFTIPQLLRGTSRIFPTHSALVVLRHSAFCHCTVNGTTKSKRKMDHLERTANNFRQEMISQAKVCGITNESETVKRLRLAITNKDFTFKAGQWVDFFIPGVSVVGGFSICSSPGLLERDGILELAVKRAVHPPAHWIHTECTLDSEVALRVGADLHEYQESKGYGYKMGTVKLYYSAKNTNELLFKKNILGLMNAFPGKITCHFHVTQQSSQICKEFQPYVTEGRISEEDLEKHVSKYTLWYICGPPPMIESISKLLANIGVPRDCVFFEKWW
- the OXNAD1 gene encoding oxidoreductase NAD-binding domain-containing protein 1 isoform X3; protein product: MACAAISVGFTIPQLLRGTSRIFPTHSALVVLRHSAFCHCTVNGTTKSKRKMDHLERTANNFRQEMISQAKVCGITNESETVKRLRLAITNKDFTFKAGQWVDFFIPGVSVVGGFSICSSPGLLERDGILELAVKRAVHPPAHWIHTEKNILGLMNAFPGKITCHFHVTQQSSQICKEFQPYVTEGRISEEDLEKHVSKYTLWYICGPPPMIESISKLLANIGVPRDCVFFEKWW
- the OXNAD1 gene encoding oxidoreductase NAD-binding domain-containing protein 1 isoform X1, which codes for MACAAISVGFTIPQLLRGTSRIFPTHSALVVLRHSAFCHCTVNGTTKSKRKMDHLERTANNFRQEMISQAKVCGITNESETVKRLRLAITNKDFTFKAGQWVDFFIPGVSVVGGFSICSSPGLLERDGILELAVKRAVHPPAHWIHTECTLDSEVALRVGGDFFFDPQPGDPPVKLVLIAGGVGINPLFSILLHVADLHEYQESKGYGYKMGTVKLYYSAKNTNELLFKKNILGLMNAFPGKITCHFHVTQQSSQICKEFQPYVTEGRISEEDLEKHVSKYTLWYICGPPPMIESISKLLANIGVPRDCVFFEKWW